One genomic window of Gracilinema caldarium DSM 7334 includes the following:
- a CDS encoding chemotaxis protein CheX: MRVEYINPFVESAFNVLKEVLNTDIKRGELYLKSTTMPVLGVAALVGLAGDVEGRVMFDMSKQTALAVASTMNGEQLSALDELAKATITELANMITAQAVTKLHDLGFRFDLTPPALFTGDNMEVSDHEVEALIVPMETPQGKIEINVAIRERA; encoded by the coding sequence ATGAGAGTCGAGTACATCAATCCCTTTGTTGAATCTGCATTTAATGTTCTTAAAGAAGTATTAAACACAGATATCAAACGGGGAGAATTGTATCTTAAATCTACCACCATGCCTGTATTGGGTGTGGCCGCTTTAGTAGGTCTCGCTGGAGATGTAGAAGGTCGGGTGATGTTTGATATGTCGAAACAAACTGCCCTTGCAGTGGCATCTACTATGAACGGTGAACAACTATCTGCGCTTGATGAACTCGCAAAGGCTACGATTACCGAGCTTGCTAATATGATTACTGCACAGGCAGTTACCAAATTGCACGATCTGGGATTTAGATTTGATCTTACCCCGCCAGCCCTTTTTACGGGGGATAATATGGAAGTCTCTGATCATGAAGTGGAAGCCCTCATTGTTCCCATGGAAACACCCCAGGGAAAAATTGAGATTAATGTAGCGATTCGTGAACGGGCATAA
- a CDS encoding response regulator, translated as MKTKQDFPAINEREPDGLKPDGTPYRVLVVDDSMFVAKQIGQILTSESYEVAATAADGEEGVEKYKELFPNIDLVTMDITMPKMDGITALEHIMNFDKNAKVVMISALGKQDLVKKSLLLGAKNYIVKPLDRKKVLERIAQVLGKTSTA; from the coding sequence ATGAAGACGAAGCAGGATTTTCCGGCAATTAACGAACGGGAACCGGATGGACTCAAACCTGATGGTACACCCTACCGAGTGCTCGTAGTCGATGATTCCATGTTTGTAGCCAAGCAAATCGGGCAAATTCTAACTTCTGAAAGCTATGAAGTGGCCGCTACAGCTGCAGATGGTGAAGAGGGGGTAGAAAAATACAAGGAGCTATTCCCCAATATAGATCTTGTTACCATGGATATTACAATGCCAAAAATGGATGGGATCACCGCTCTGGAACATATTATGAATTTTGATAAAAACGCCAAAGTGGTAATGATCAGTGCCCTGGGTAAACAGGATCTGGTAAAGAAATCCTTACTGCTCGGTGCTAAAAATTATATAGTGAAACCATTAGATCGTAAAAAGGTCTTGGAACGTATTGCACAGGTGTTAGGTAAGACGTCAACTGCATAG
- the zwf gene encoding glucose-6-phosphate dehydrogenase yields the protein MEHNIFAEGLPVRRRPRPFCLLVFGASGDLANRKLYPAFFSLYREGAIDDWFLVGFGRRPWTDSDYRKEVEKALGGYHLTDDDHRDFLERCFYIQGDIDDLAAYQRLAESIHTDRDLVSYLAVPPEQYQPIIDNLYRSGLSRRHSCASRVVVEKPFGRSGHEAAELNDFITERYDESSVFRIDHYLGKETVQNIAVFRFGNGIFEPIWNNHYIHHVEITVAETVGVEKRAAYYEQSGALRDMVQNHLLQLLALVAMEPPTSFTSDMVRDEKVKVLRALRPLLDLDIFANTLRGQYKAGLIDGQQVPAYREEPGVDPNSQTETYAALVAHIDSWRWYGVPFILRTGKRLSRRVSEIAVHFKKPAMNLFPQAFGGANQLVFRIQPDEGLTLYLNTKIPGLTDHSRTVSMDFLYGTGFGHPSPEAYERLLLDALIGDSTLYTRRDEVEASWAFIDPIRAAWDSGSVPLHLYEAGSSGPVAAQGLAERIGDHWRRL from the coding sequence ATGGAACACAATATATTTGCAGAAGGTTTACCGGTACGCAGACGGCCTCGGCCTTTTTGTCTGCTTGTTTTTGGCGCCTCCGGAGATTTGGCTAACCGTAAATTGTATCCTGCCTTTTTTTCGCTGTACCGTGAGGGTGCCATCGATGATTGGTTCCTTGTAGGATTTGGAAGGCGTCCCTGGACAGACAGTGACTATAGAAAGGAAGTTGAAAAAGCTCTCGGTGGTTATCATCTAACCGATGATGATCATCGGGATTTTCTGGAACGCTGTTTTTATATACAGGGTGATATTGATGATCTAGCAGCATATCAGAGACTGGCCGAATCCATCCATACAGATCGGGATTTGGTAAGCTATCTTGCAGTGCCTCCTGAACAATATCAGCCTATTATCGATAATCTGTATCGATCCGGACTTTCTCGACGGCATTCATGTGCAAGCAGGGTGGTTGTGGAAAAACCCTTTGGGCGCAGTGGCCATGAAGCAGCAGAGCTAAATGATTTTATAACAGAAAGGTATGATGAATCTTCCGTTTTTAGAATAGATCACTATCTTGGAAAGGAAACCGTACAAAATATTGCGGTCTTTCGTTTTGGAAATGGCATATTCGAACCGATCTGGAATAATCACTATATTCATCATGTAGAAATAACCGTTGCTGAAACCGTAGGGGTTGAAAAACGGGCCGCTTATTATGAACAATCGGGTGCACTTCGGGATATGGTACAAAATCATCTGTTACAGCTTTTAGCTCTTGTGGCTATGGAACCTCCCACTTCTTTTACATCCGATATGGTCCGGGATGAAAAGGTAAAGGTCCTTCGAGCTTTGCGGCCCCTCTTGGATTTGGATATTTTCGCTAATACCCTTCGAGGTCAGTACAAGGCGGGACTTATCGATGGACAGCAGGTTCCGGCTTATCGAGAGGAACCGGGGGTAGATCCCAATTCTCAGACAGAAACCTATGCAGCCCTGGTCGCCCATATTGATTCATGGCGCTGGTACGGAGTTCCTTTTATACTGAGGACCGGCAAGCGGCTCAGCAGGAGAGTTTCCGAAATAGCTGTCCATTTTAAAAAGCCTGCTATGAATTTATTTCCGCAAGCCTTTGGCGGAGCCAATCAACTGGTATTCCGTATCCAACCCGATGAAGGGCTGACGCTCTATCTTAATACTAAAATACCCGGTCTTACGGATCATTCCCGTACAGTTTCCATGGATTTTCTGTATGGAACCGGGTTCGGGCATCCATCGCCAGAGGCGTATGAACGTCTCTTGCTGGATGCTCTCATTGGTGATAGTACGCTTTACACGAGGCGAGATGAGGTAGAGGCTTCCTGGGCATTTATTGATCCTATCAGAGCTGCCTGGGATTCTGGATCCGTACCCTTGCATCTGTATGAAGCAGGCAGTTCTGGTCCAGTAGCAGCACAGGGCCTAGCAGAACGAATTGGCGATCATTGGAGGCGATTATAA
- a CDS encoding glucose-6-phosphate dehydrogenase assembly protein OpcA, whose product MYPKTSELEQELHERLTEHGGANARAMSATMIALASKVHADEIDRWVESLMGRRPVRLLHLRGYSKDGLHSWSSARCALDRQERGICFEDVYIETPDDGAFQGRIWGPLVLRELPAILLWTLGPETLTSCEYDCAERVNLTIINGSWDLKHYKRGITSYQEAVRSVLQASIPLVDLTWEQLLPLRYAMSRLFDSSYAQDLEQLRKVSIHTSDPWALQLLKGWIQDRTKGRVIQVDSQLDPNYPAFTGAIECTFSDGTISNLEIHNPKNAELHYRDGKQLQVSLPDSSMGTILERIVDAPVVDPLYKRAI is encoded by the coding sequence ATGTATCCGAAAACATCCGAATTGGAACAGGAATTACATGAGCGGCTCACTGAACATGGCGGGGCAAATGCACGGGCTATGTCGGCTACCATGATTGCCCTTGCTTCAAAAGTTCATGCAGATGAGATTGACCGTTGGGTGGAAAGCCTCATGGGTCGTCGTCCAGTACGACTCTTACATTTGCGAGGTTATTCCAAGGATGGTTTACACAGTTGGTCTTCAGCTCGCTGTGCCTTGGATCGGCAGGAGCGAGGTATCTGTTTTGAGGATGTGTATATTGAGACCCCCGATGATGGAGCCTTTCAGGGACGGATTTGGGGGCCCCTGGTATTACGGGAACTGCCAGCCATTCTGCTGTGGACTCTGGGACCAGAAACACTTACCAGTTGTGAATATGATTGTGCAGAACGGGTGAACCTGACGATTATCAACGGGAGTTGGGATTTAAAACACTATAAACGGGGGATAACCTCGTACCAGGAAGCTGTTCGTAGTGTTCTGCAGGCGTCGATCCCCTTGGTGGATCTTACCTGGGAACAGCTGCTTCCCTTACGGTATGCCATGTCCCGCCTTTTTGATTCTTCCTATGCCCAGGATCTGGAACAGCTTCGTAAAGTTTCTATCCATACTTCAGATCCCTGGGCCCTCCAACTGCTTAAAGGTTGGATTCAGGACCGTACTAAAGGAAGGGTAATTCAGGTTGATAGTCAGCTGGATCCTAATTATCCTGCTTTTACTGGTGCTATTGAGTGTACTTTTTCGGATGGTACAATTTCCAATCTTGAAATCCACAATCCAAAGAATGCTGAACTTCATTACCGGGACGGAAAACAGCTGCAGGTAAGTCTACCCGATTCCAGTATGGGAACTATCCTAGAACGTATTGTCGATGCTCCTGTGGTAGATCCTCTTTATAAACGGGCTATTTAG
- a CDS encoding 2-hydroxyacid dehydrogenase, whose protein sequence is MKTLTKREGPIRLAFFDTKPYDREYFDVHKNNYNVEIKYYPVKLSADTASLARGYDAVCAFVNDELDAATADILVEGGVQLVAMRCAGYNNVDLKAIWGRLHVVRVPAYSPHAVAEHAVALLLTLNRRIHKAYVRTKEGNFTLSGLVGFDLYGKTAGIIGTGQIGRIAAEIFRGFGMDVLASDPYPNEIWAAETGVRYVSMEDLFRQSDVVSLHCPLTPENHHLINDKSLSWMKKNAIIINTGRGALIDTKALIHALKTNSLGGAALDVYEEEDEYFFEDHSTSVIKDDVLARLLTFPNVLITSHQAFLTHEALTAIATTTLGNIQNYFETGDLTNEICYRCTQKTCSRKETGRCF, encoded by the coding sequence ATGAAAACCTTGACGAAACGAGAAGGGCCAATTAGGCTTGCCTTTTTTGATACCAAACCCTATGACCGGGAATATTTTGATGTTCATAAAAATAATTATAACGTTGAAATAAAATATTACCCGGTAAAACTCTCTGCAGATACCGCAAGCCTCGCCAGGGGCTACGATGCGGTTTGCGCCTTTGTAAATGATGAACTAGATGCAGCAACGGCGGATATATTAGTTGAAGGTGGGGTCCAATTAGTGGCTATGCGTTGTGCGGGCTATAATAATGTGGACCTGAAAGCGATCTGGGGCCGGCTCCACGTGGTTCGGGTCCCTGCCTACTCGCCCCATGCGGTGGCTGAGCATGCGGTAGCTCTGCTTTTAACACTGAACCGGAGAATCCATAAGGCCTATGTGAGAACAAAGGAGGGTAATTTTACACTTTCTGGTCTTGTTGGGTTTGACCTATACGGAAAAACCGCTGGCATTATCGGCACAGGTCAGATTGGGCGTATTGCAGCGGAAATATTTCGGGGTTTTGGCATGGACGTTCTTGCATCGGATCCCTATCCCAATGAGATCTGGGCTGCCGAAACGGGGGTCCGATATGTCAGTATGGAGGATCTGTTCCGCCAGAGCGATGTGGTAAGTCTTCATTGTCCCCTGACACCGGAAAATCATCATCTTATCAATGACAAGAGCCTTAGCTGGATGAAAAAGAATGCCATCATTATTAATACGGGCCGGGGAGCATTAATAGACACTAAAGCGCTAATTCATGCCCTTAAAACTAACAGTCTGGGAGGTGCTGCCCTGGATGTGTATGAAGAGGAGGATGAGTACTTTTTCGAAGATCATTCCACATCGGTTATTAAGGATGATGTACTGGCCAGGCTCTTAACGTTCCCCAATGTACTCATCACAAGTCACCAGGCCTTTCTGACCCACGAGGCCTTAACCGCTATAGCAACAACTACCCTGGGTAATATACAAAACTATTTTGAAACGGGGGATCTTACCAACGAAATCTGTTATCGCTGTACCCAAAAGACCTGCAGTCGCAAGGAAACGGGCCGCTGTTTCTAG
- a CDS encoding methyltransferase: MTDPVCRVIQAYGSKTVPLRFKGVDISLHLSHGLFSSYDVDTGTRLLLRVLSHYIDEITSQSRTLPRRFLDAGSGTGVIGIALGTYFLKQGWRDFVIRAQDRDELAHQFTACNGMENSLGSPHLSAHTEALLYDEGPYDWIISNIPAKAGLPVLEYFVRRSLAILDTEGTVFMVIVEKLAETFKSWIIQAGAELIEETQGPEHRVFVYRRSAQGLHGAPYTQGERSFSWTPYIRHRDTYKLLDISYPLQSLHGVADFDTPHFLNQLMATLSAKMKNRLFDVLQQNTHSPVLFFEPDQGHFPLWFRNFFYQNYPGRTIQPVLAGRNILALEAAKQNLLPETKAMLVPAIDPDLSMEDLRIAVNGTFPLIFLFPEIVPQTDRWQAYWTGLEGLMETGSIFCIGTTATEADRFDRIKRTGFQRLGDIKRQGYRVLAYQKL; this comes from the coding sequence ATGACTGATCCAGTCTGCCGGGTCATACAAGCCTATGGGTCAAAAACCGTACCGCTGCGATTCAAAGGTGTGGATATAAGCCTGCACCTGTCCCATGGACTCTTCAGTTCCTACGATGTTGATACAGGGACCCGCCTCCTCCTGCGGGTCCTTTCTCATTATATTGATGAAATCACATCCCAATCAAGGACTTTGCCCCGCCGGTTTCTCGATGCCGGTTCGGGTACAGGAGTCATAGGTATTGCCCTGGGAACTTATTTTCTTAAACAGGGCTGGAGAGACTTTGTCATCCGCGCTCAAGATCGGGATGAACTGGCCCATCAGTTTACCGCCTGCAACGGTATGGAAAATAGCCTCGGATCCCCCCACCTTTCAGCCCACACCGAAGCCCTCCTCTACGACGAAGGGCCCTATGACTGGATCATTTCGAACATTCCAGCAAAAGCGGGCCTTCCTGTGCTCGAATACTTTGTCCGCCGGTCCCTTGCCATCCTTGACACAGAGGGTACCGTATTTATGGTAATCGTAGAAAAACTGGCAGAAACCTTTAAAAGCTGGATAATTCAGGCGGGAGCAGAACTCATCGAAGAAACCCAGGGACCTGAACACCGGGTCTTTGTGTACCGCAGGTCTGCGCAGGGGCTCCATGGAGCACCATACACACAGGGGGAAAGGAGTTTTTCCTGGACTCCCTATATCCGTCATCGGGACACCTATAAACTTCTGGATATATCCTACCCCCTTCAGAGCCTTCACGGGGTAGCCGATTTCGATACCCCCCATTTCCTCAACCAGTTGATGGCCACCCTTTCGGCAAAGATGAAGAACCGCCTTTTCGATGTACTACAACAGAACACCCATAGTCCCGTACTGTTCTTTGAACCCGATCAGGGCCACTTTCCACTCTGGTTCAGAAACTTTTTTTATCAGAACTACCCCGGCAGAACTATACAACCTGTCCTCGCTGGCCGTAACATACTTGCCCTGGAAGCGGCCAAACAAAACCTGCTTCCGGAAACAAAAGCTATGCTCGTACCAGCTATAGATCCGGATCTATCGATGGAAGATCTCCGTATTGCGGTGAACGGCACCTTTCCACTCATTTTTTTATTTCCCGAAATAGTCCCTCAAACTGACCGATGGCAAGCCTATTGGACAGGCCTTGAGGGACTCATGGAGACCGGTTCTATCTTTTGCATCGGAACTACCGCCACTGAAGCAGACCGTTTTGACCGTATAAAACGTACCGGCTTCCAGCGGCTCGGAGACATCAAACGCCAGGGCTATCGAGTCCTGGCGTACCAAAAGCTTTAG
- the efp gene encoding elongation factor P — translation MIRGGDIAKGTCLLQKGQPFIVVEREFVNPGKGGAFARVKMKSLKDGSVLTQTIPTQLEVEDAQVDTHSCQYQYADADYYHFMDNNTYDQFEVPIAGMEDKKYYLKEGETYDLLLWEGQVIDIKIPYKVVFTVAESENYVKGDTVSGATKPIVTETGLTVRVPLFIKQGEKILVNTETNEYVERVND, via the coding sequence ATGATTCGAGGCGGAGATATCGCCAAAGGAACCTGTTTATTACAGAAGGGCCAGCCCTTTATCGTTGTGGAACGAGAATTTGTAAATCCCGGAAAGGGCGGCGCCTTTGCCCGGGTAAAGATGAAGAGCCTCAAGGACGGCTCGGTGCTGACCCAGACCATTCCTACTCAGCTCGAAGTAGAAGACGCCCAGGTAGATACCCATTCCTGTCAGTATCAGTATGCCGATGCAGACTACTATCACTTCATGGACAACAACACCTATGACCAGTTCGAAGTACCCATCGCTGGCATGGAGGATAAAAAATATTACCTTAAAGAAGGGGAAACCTATGACCTCCTCCTGTGGGAAGGCCAGGTTATCGATATAAAGATTCCCTATAAGGTCGTATTTACCGTTGCCGAGAGTGAAAACTACGTTAAGGGTGATACTGTTTCCGGGGCTACGAAACCGATTGTTACCGAAACTGGGCTTACGGTACGGGTCCCCCTTTTTATTAAACAGGGTGAAAAAATCCTGGTGAACACCGAAACCAATGAATACGTTGAACGGGTGAATGACTGA